A stretch of DNA from Ranitomeya variabilis isolate aRanVar5 chromosome 1, aRanVar5.hap1, whole genome shotgun sequence:
tctttttagaacgcagcatgtctgtttaccttgcggcgacgctctgtcgccgcaaggtaaatgacagggccctatgtatttggtgcggagattccggatgtgtgcaatgaacacatccggaatcactgcgcgtccagaagggggcggcgctttgggcggagcgggttttccgctccatccaaagcgctgtaaatccggacagtggacacgcacccttatagtagttatattcttgtacatagggacagtattatagtagtgatattcttgtacataggagcggtattatagtagttatattcttatacataggagtattatagtagttatattcttgtatatatggggcagtattatagtagttatattcttgaacataggagcagtattatagtagttatattcttgtatatatggggcagtattatagtagttatattcttgtacatcaggggcagtattatagtaggtatattcctgtatataggagcagtattatagtagttatattcttgaacataggagcagtattatagtagttatattcttgtatatatggggcagtattatagtagttatattcttgtacatcaggggcagtattatagtaggtatattcctgtGCAGGATTAGacgcggctcagcagtcagtatcacacttgATGGGATTAGGTACAGTGTACCAGGAcactgtgtttgtctttctgtcattAATGCTCGCAGTGACGCTGGTGTTTACGGCAGCGGTGTACCTGTGGATGATGGGAGTAATCTCCTTATATAACATGTAACATAATCTGTGATTATCTGTGATCTCTGAGGTGACGCCATATTTAGATTATTACATAACAGTCTGTGTGATCCTCGTGGTCCTGTTCGTATCTCGTCATCATGTTCTCTTCACACTGAGAACGTTTATAAGCTGACAAAATTTCCTACTGCCCCATTACAACATGTTTGTTAGCAGTATTGTCCTGTACATCTATAATCCTGTCTTGTGATTGCTGATCCTCAATTCTGATTATTTGCAATAAAGTCCTGTCTGGCCATAAAGAGTTATCATGGGGACTGGGCAGAGTTGTGTCTCCTACAGCAATTAGTGCCTAAGTGAATAGACAGAACCTGTGCGTCTGCATATGTGTCACAGCAGCACAGATGATTTCAGAAGTAATAATCCTTTATTAGCATACAAAGCATAATAGAAAACACATCCAGGCTGATAGCGGGTGGGGAGAGAGATTTAGGGGGGCTGTTGTTCTCTGGCAACGGACACCTCTGGACCATCACATTCAGACATGGAGTATGGGCCTCTGTAGAGCTCACGGGGTGGGGGGGACACAATGTGGGGACTCCTCTGTAAGGTCATGTATCAAGCATATCAAGCAAAACAGTACTACAAGCGGAGATAACAATCTAGGGGGCTACAGGGAAAGGTATAATGGGCAGAGACTTgtttacaccccccccccccagggcccaGAGCCTAGTAGCAGCGCAGCATGAAGGAGTTGCAGGAGGCTCCGCGGAGGCAGTCACACAGCTTCCCGATCCGGGGTCCGTGCTTCATGGCACAACGCTCCCCCATATCACACTGTGCAGAGAATAGACTGTCAGCATTCTGGTCGTCAAAACCTAATCTTACACAATGCGAAGTCCTAGGGCAATCCTCACCCGCGGTACCTGCACGGCCCTCTTCTCCACAGCCATGGTCCGAGCCTGGTTATACTCCAGCAGCTCTCCGAGAGCCACCGCCTGGAGGACAGAACACAGAGGGTTAATCACCGACCCTGGAAAGCATCAACCCTGTGCCAAGGAGTCAGCAGtattatatataactagatggttgcccaattctaacgcaacgggtattctagaatatgtatgtccacgtag
This window harbors:
- the LOC143771887 gene encoding cocaine- and amphetamine-regulated transcript protein-like yields the protein MERRSNFPTLTGGPPKHCVLLLALCLSTLILPGRSQNPGLQLSQEELPLQSNSLAVALGELLEYNQARTMAVEKRAVQVPRCDMGERCAMKHGPRIGKLCDCLRGASCNSFMLRCY